One segment of Fructilactobacillus hinvesii DNA contains the following:
- a CDS encoding NAD(P)-dependent oxidoreductase translates to MAKITVYNVREFEKPMYEDLNHGRFDLNLLTEPLTEANVDTAEGSIGVLIDGTTIANADLLAALKGLDVKYCFTRFVGYNNIDLDAASARDIMVARVPSYSPYSVAELALTMGLDLIRHVPEAADNTNQGNFILQQDYFANEIDHLTVGIIGVGHMGAAEAELWHNLGAHVVGYQRHPDDNPNVDFVSLNELLMQSDVVSLHVPYFPGENDLMIGAIEIGNMKNSAVLVNTARGELVDTDAVSDALVDGNLAGYAADVIPNEMAIDGKQFDSLDDIPNPELLSLMKHYPNVIITPHMGYDTQPATQDMIRVSFQNFQDAIEKGETENQIK, encoded by the coding sequence ATGGCTAAAATTACGGTGTATAACGTCCGTGAGTTTGAAAAACCAATGTACGAAGACTTAAATCACGGTCGCTTCGACTTAAACTTACTAACAGAACCACTAACAGAAGCAAACGTAGATACGGCTGAAGGCTCGATTGGAGTTCTGATTGATGGGACGACCATTGCTAACGCTGACTTATTGGCAGCGCTGAAAGGGCTGGACGTTAAGTATTGCTTTACTCGGTTTGTGGGTTACAACAACATTGATCTAGACGCTGCGAGCGCTAGAGACATCATGGTGGCCCGGGTACCTAGTTATTCGCCATACTCTGTGGCTGAATTGGCTTTGACGATGGGCTTGGACCTGATTCGCCACGTGCCAGAAGCAGCTGATAACACCAATCAGGGAAACTTCATTTTGCAACAGGATTACTTTGCCAATGAAATTGATCATTTGACGGTTGGAATCATTGGTGTTGGTCACATGGGAGCAGCGGAAGCCGAACTGTGGCATAATCTAGGAGCTCATGTGGTTGGTTACCAACGTCACCCGGATGATAATCCCAACGTTGACTTTGTTTCGTTAAATGAATTACTGATGCAATCAGACGTTGTCTCACTTCACGTTCCCTACTTCCCAGGTGAAAATGATCTCATGATTGGGGCCATTGAAATTGGAAACATGAAGAACAGTGCCGTATTGGTTAATACGGCGCGCGGAGAATTAGTGGATACGGATGCCGTTTCAGATGCACTTGTCGACGGAAATTTAGCTGGCTATGCTGCTGACGTGATTCCGAACGAAATGGCCATTGATGGGAAGCAATTCGATAGCTTAGACGACATTCCCAATCCAGAGTTATTGAGTTTGATGAAGCACTACCCCAACGTTATTATTACTCCTCACATGGGTTATGATACCCAACCGGCTACTCAGGATATGATTCGGGTGAGCTTCCAAAACTTTCAGGATGCCATTGAAAAAGGCGAAACCGAAAACCAAATTAAATAG
- a CDS encoding NAD(P)-dependent oxidoreductase gives MFKITVYNVREVETPLFEKLNKDNYELTLVAERMTLDNVDRADGADAILITAFDDCDEEVIEKLAGYGVKYIYTRVVGINNINVKAARNLGIQVANVPNYSPRAVAELSLSLGLTLFRNVSQATANTHAGDFRLLPTYYANEIHSATVGIIGAGKIGMTEAKLYKALGAKVLAFKRKPDPNNDVVEFTDMDTLLHKSDIVSLHIPYIPGQTGNLIGDAELDKMKDDAILVNTARGQVVDNQAVADAIRSNKIGGYGTDVILDEDAIIGKQFDSLDDLPSPINIELMKNYPNVLVTPHMGFFTEPAVEDMIRISFENFANTLEKGTPLYPINE, from the coding sequence ATGTTTAAAATAACTGTGTATAACGTACGTGAGGTGGAAACCCCACTGTTTGAGAAGTTGAACAAAGATAATTATGAGCTGACTTTAGTTGCAGAACGGATGACGCTTGATAACGTGGACCGTGCGGACGGAGCCGATGCTATTTTAATCACGGCCTTTGATGACTGTGATGAAGAAGTAATTGAAAAATTAGCTGGTTACGGCGTTAAGTACATTTACACTCGAGTGGTGGGAATTAACAACATTAACGTGAAAGCAGCCCGGAACCTAGGGATTCAAGTGGCAAATGTTCCAAACTACTCACCACGGGCTGTGGCTGAATTGTCACTGAGTTTAGGGTTAACCCTCTTCCGGAATGTTTCTCAAGCGACTGCTAACACCCATGCCGGTGATTTTCGCTTGCTACCCACTTATTACGCTAACGAAATTCACAGCGCTACGGTTGGAATCATTGGAGCTGGTAAGATTGGGATGACCGAAGCTAAGCTGTACAAGGCTTTAGGAGCTAAGGTATTGGCGTTCAAACGGAAACCAGATCCAAACAATGATGTGGTTGAATTTACGGATATGGATACTTTGCTGCATAAGTCAGACATCGTTTCACTGCACATTCCGTACATTCCTGGTCAAACTGGTAATCTCATTGGTGATGCAGAACTTGATAAAATGAAGGATGATGCCATTTTGGTTAACACCGCACGGGGCCAAGTGGTTGATAACCAAGCGGTAGCTGATGCAATCCGAAGCAACAAAATCGGTGGTTATGGAACCGATGTGATCTTGGATGAAGACGCCATCATTGGCAAACAGTTTGACTCCCTCGATGATTTACCGAGCCCAATTAACATTGAATTAATGAAAAACTACCCGAACGTGCTGGTAACCCCGCACATGGGCTTCTTTACGGAACCAGCGGTAGAAGACATGATTCGGATTAGCTTTGAGAACTTTGCCAACACGTTGGAAAAGGGCACTCCATTGTACCCAATCAACGAGTAG
- a CDS encoding acyltransferase codes for MHKRIIYIDLVNIFAIFAVLMLHSSQYISKNGLVLKNNIIQAIFVPAVYLFFMNSGATLLNYRTKYSTKTFLVKRIKRVGVPLIIWSLLYYLYDIRFTAFPGPIAHPHPGITDFIYSFLNNNINNIFWFFYAVILLYLLTPILAVLANKNKDLLFYLVGLNFIGNYVYLYYAHALNLPIIGGTTGLQINPIASEFVGFFIMGYLIKSNYFSDKAQKIMISLGVVSLFISLLLCLFKLDNLAIGGALLFFYSTALYLLIKKSSEVTNFFYHHAKLFASAASTSLGIYILHPLFFKIFEILFNPHPTSFLYVWIMPIVTYLIGCVFLFMIRKVKIIKSILP; via the coding sequence ATGCATAAGCGAATCATCTATATCGATTTAGTTAATATTTTTGCCATCTTCGCAGTTCTAATGCTACATTCCTCGCAATATATCTCTAAAAACGGACTAGTTTTAAAAAATAACATCATTCAAGCTATTTTTGTCCCTGCCGTCTATCTCTTTTTTATGAATTCTGGAGCTACACTTCTAAATTATAGAACTAAATATTCGACTAAAACCTTTTTAGTTAAACGAATTAAAAGAGTTGGCGTTCCACTAATAATTTGGAGCCTGCTTTACTATTTGTATGACATTAGATTCACTGCTTTTCCCGGTCCAATCGCTCACCCGCACCCTGGGATCACAGATTTTATCTACAGCTTTTTGAACAACAACATCAATAATATTTTTTGGTTCTTCTACGCTGTCATTCTTCTTTATCTACTTACTCCAATATTGGCAGTCCTAGCTAATAAAAATAAAGATCTCCTCTTCTATTTAGTCGGTTTAAATTTTATCGGGAATTACGTTTACTTGTACTATGCTCATGCCCTCAATCTTCCAATCATTGGCGGAACAACTGGACTACAGATTAATCCCATTGCTTCTGAATTTGTCGGTTTTTTTATTATGGGTTATCTCATTAAAAGCAATTATTTTTCCGACAAGGCACAAAAAATTATGATTAGCTTGGGAGTCGTTTCCTTATTTATATCATTATTGCTGTGTCTTTTTAAACTCGATAATTTGGCAATTGGTGGTGCTTTACTCTTCTTTTATTCCACCGCTCTATACCTTTTAATTAAAAAAAGTAGTGAAGTCACAAACTTTTTCTATCATCATGCAAAGCTATTTGCTAGCGCTGCTTCAACTAGCTTGGGAATTTACATTCTTCATCCCTTATTTTTTAAAATTTTTGAAATCTTATTTAATCCGCACCCCACTAGTTTCCTTTACGTTTGGATTATGCCAATCGTTACCTACTTGATTGGGTGTGTATTCCTATTTATGATTAGAAAAGTTAAAATAATTAAAAGCATCCTACCATAA
- a CDS encoding YfhO family protein: protein MLKLQRVFKDHLQEIIVIGFAFISLLMILPLLHGGIVYNQFDLQFHLTSVQESYLNLKNGNWNQIVPAISTRSFGSFGYPNNLFYPIFTFLPEALIHLIIPNPWLAYLLFMALVIFLIFISMYILGLKLKFPVFASALGALIYGFSGFVFLWSYNNEDLAQVIGLMFLPMVFWGLYQIILKKQNKWIWLSLGMFGIAMTHILSLLIVSFFVAFLLLFLLINPHQSWKEKGKRFLKFIYATITTILMGSFFLIPLAVNMHYNGDITVAILQLSKFTISLSNFFFSNIYAIHTQPNWTESSGIGITSLITLLVIAFNWKKLNFFFKYLTIGLGLFSLLCTNLFPWDLFQNLLKFIQFPIRFMMIVSFLIALIGAKSFANLELDSSSLLNQKNYQKLTISLFLFLGICSFYSGAEFLKHGGLNNLSQKQFKRVATKWNTLDYLPPQAVKIQPKLEDHATAKLNPGKKIKQKNYQTKPNELIYTINSSKSYSKIVIPTIYYPGFQTTVNNRVVKVRTNQNRAIVVPIQKGVNKITVKYQDPLIKVVAIWISIFTWIFILFKFIYNWKFER, encoded by the coding sequence ATGCTAAAATTACAACGTGTTTTTAAAGACCATCTGCAAGAAATAATTGTCATCGGTTTTGCTTTCATATCATTATTAATGATTCTTCCGTTGCTCCACGGTGGAATTGTTTATAATCAATTTGATTTACAATTTCATTTAACGAGTGTTCAGGAGAGTTACTTAAATTTAAAAAACGGAAATTGGAATCAGATTGTTCCTGCAATCAGTACGAGGAGCTTTGGTTCCTTTGGATATCCCAATAATCTTTTTTATCCGATTTTTACGTTCTTACCTGAAGCACTTATTCATTTAATTATCCCTAATCCTTGGTTAGCCTATCTTTTATTCATGGCTCTAGTCATATTTTTGATTTTTATTTCAATGTACATCCTAGGATTAAAGCTAAAATTCCCGGTATTTGCTTCAGCATTAGGTGCTTTAATTTATGGTTTTTCTGGATTCGTATTTCTCTGGTCCTATAATAATGAAGATCTTGCCCAAGTAATTGGATTAATGTTTCTGCCAATGGTCTTTTGGGGACTTTATCAGATCATTTTAAAAAAGCAAAACAAATGGATTTGGCTTAGCTTGGGTATGTTTGGAATTGCCATGACGCATATTCTGTCATTATTAATAGTTTCATTTTTTGTTGCCTTTCTTCTTCTATTTTTATTAATTAATCCCCATCAATCATGGAAGGAAAAAGGAAAACGATTCTTGAAATTTATTTATGCAACAATCACTACTATTCTGATGGGATCATTTTTTCTCATTCCACTAGCAGTTAATATGCACTATAACGGTGACATCACGGTCGCAATCCTGCAACTAAGCAAGTTTACCATTTCTCTTTCTAATTTCTTCTTTAGTAATATTTACGCAATTCACACTCAGCCTAATTGGACGGAATCAAGTGGAATTGGAATCACCAGTTTAATTACGTTACTGGTAATTGCTTTCAATTGGAAAAAGTTAAATTTTTTCTTTAAATATTTAACAATTGGATTAGGATTATTCAGTCTTCTTTGTACCAATCTCTTCCCTTGGGATTTATTCCAAAACTTACTAAAATTCATTCAATTCCCGATTCGCTTCATGATGATTGTAAGTTTCTTAATTGCTCTAATTGGAGCAAAATCCTTTGCAAATCTTGAATTAGATTCGTCTTCTCTTCTTAATCAAAAAAATTATCAAAAACTAACTATCAGCTTATTTTTATTTTTAGGAATTTGCTCTTTCTATTCTGGAGCAGAATTTTTAAAGCACGGTGGCTTAAATAATCTTTCTCAAAAACAATTCAAACGGGTCGCCACAAAATGGAATACGTTAGACTACTTGCCTCCCCAAGCGGTTAAGATTCAACCCAAATTAGAGGATCACGCTACCGCAAAACTAAATCCCGGTAAAAAAATTAAACAAAAGAATTATCAGACAAAACCAAATGAACTTATCTATACAATCAATAGTTCTAAATCTTATTCAAAAATAGTTATTCCGACTATTTATTACCCTGGATTTCAAACCACTGTAAATAATAGAGTCGTAAAAGTTAGAACAAATCAAAATAGAGCCATCGTGGTTCCAATTCAAAAGGGAGTTAATAAAATAACCGTGAAATACCAAGATCCCTTAATTAAAGTTGTTGCAATTTGGATCAGTATTTTCACTTGGATATTTATTCTCTTCAAATTTATTTATAATTGGAAATTTGAAAGATAG